In Coffea eugenioides isolate CCC68of unplaced genomic scaffold, Ceug_1.0 ScVebR1_1950;HRSCAF=2893, whole genome shotgun sequence, a single genomic region encodes these proteins:
- the LOC113756080 gene encoding uncharacterized protein LOC113756080: MDRQVIGRSRGRPTRQHPEAGGDREPEVDQDQGQEGVAGDRVATAIDRITEVLERLTDRQTTEPVHQPGGPVDSDDRALERFLKFGPPKFYGGPEPEVAEGWWERITEIFAALNYTEERKVTFATFQFEGAARSWWNLEKREDDFIRCKQGAISVAEYEVQFTKLSRFAPELIATEQRRVRRFVQGLNVELQESLAAIRIDTFAEAVERAQRVEVARAQVKSFQSKKRFAPSSSREPTFGNAPPAKVGRGTSGVNSSGAPRGAQARGNGARNARGRNIGARGGPIGIGQPRNRPQGGRAIVPQVTCAYCKKPGHSMDSCWKRQGRCLRCGSSEHQISGCPKVQEGTPQKARPNTSGGSRPTVPARVYAIDDQPVPDSSEVVEGTLPIFHRLAKVLIDPGATHSFVNPSFMSGIDVQPVRLPYDLEVRTPMGNKKVTTNLTYRNCEFWIGERKMLVDLISLDIKGYDVIIGMDFLGHHHAKLDCREKIVEFCIPGEATLRLDVKGRLASSAMVSGIRARKMLSKGAQGFLAFLINTPRDQVKLEDVPVVRDFPDVFPEELMTLPPEREVEFKIDLVPGTAPISKTPYRMAPAELKELKIQLQDLLEKGFVKESDSPWGAPFVRPTARISGLL; this comes from the exons ATGGATCGCCAAGTAATAGGAAGGAGCCGGGGAAGACCCACTAGACAACACCCGGAAGCGGGTGGTGATAGGGAACCCGAGGTCGATCAAGACCAAGGGCAGGAAGGTGTGGCCGGAGACCGGGTGGCCACCGCAATCGACCGTATTACTGAAGTTCTCGAGCGATTGACTGATCGCCAAACCACTGAACCAGTGCATCAACCAGGAGGCCCAGTTGACTCCGATGATCGGGCACTGGAAAGATTTCTGAAATTTGGACCTCCCAAATTTTATGGAGGACCCGAGCCGGAAGTGGCCGAAGGCTGGTGGGAGAGAATCACTGAGATTTTCGCTGCCTTGAACTATACCGAGGAGCGAAAAGTGACTTTTGCTAccttccagtttgagggagctgccCGCTCCTGGTGGAATCTA gagaagagagaggatgattttattAGATGCAAACAAGGGGCGATAAGTGTCGCCGAGTATGAAGTCCAGTTCACAAAGCTGTCACGCTTTGCACCTGAGTTGATAGCCACCGAGCAAAGGCGTGTtcggaggtttgtgcagggtTTGAATGTGGAATTACAGGAAAGCTTAGCCGCTATAAGAATAGATACCTTCGCTGAGGCTGTTGAAAGAGCGCAGCGAGTTGAAGTAGCCAGAGCTCAAGTGAAGTCTTTTCAGTCCAAGAAAAGATTTGCTCCTAGCAGTAGTCGGGAGCCGACTTTTGGAAATGCTCCCCCGGCCAAAGTGGGCCGAGGAACTAGTGGAGTGAATAGTTCTGGAGCACCCCGAGGCGCCCAAGCAAGAGGAAACGGGGCCAGGAATGCAAGAGGACGAAATATTGGAGCTAGAGGGGGGCCAATTGGAATAGGACAACCTAGGAATCGGCCGCAAGGGGGTAGAGCAATAGTTCCTCAAGTGACATGTGCTTATTGCAAGAAACCTGGTCATTCTATGGATAGTTGCTGGAAGAGGCAAGGAAGGTGCTTGAGATGTGGAAGTAGTGAGCACCAAATCTCAGGATGTCCAAAGGTGCAGGAAGGGACTCCTCAGAAAGCTAGACCAAACACTTCTGGAGGGAGCAGGCCAACAGTTCCTGCCAGAGTGTACGCTATAGATGATCAACCCgtacctgattcctcggaaGTTGTGGAAGGTACACTTCCAATTTTTCATAGATTAGCTAAAGTGTTAATTGACCCTGGTGCAACGCATTCATTTGTAAATCCATCTTTTATGTCTGGAATAGATGTGCAACCCGTTAGATTACCCTAtgatcttgaagttaggacaccaATGGGTAATAAGAAGGTAACCACTAACTTGACCTATAGGAATTGCgaattctggattggagagcgAAAAATGTTAGTGGACCTGATCAGTTTGGATATAAAAGGTTACGATGTTATCATAGGAATGGATTTCCTAGGTCACCATCATGCTAAGCTTGACTGCCGAGAAAAAATAGTGGAATTTTGTATACCTGGAGAAGCAACCCTGAGGTTAGATGTTAAAGGTAGGTTAGCATCTTCTGCTATGGTCTCGGGAATACGAGCAAGGAAAATGTTATCTAAAGGAGCTCAAGGTTTTCTAGCCTTCTTGATTAATACTCCCCGTGATCAAGTAAAATTAGAGGATGTACCCGTAGTACGGGATTTTCCGGACGTCTTTCCTGAAGAATTAATGACTTTACCACCAGAGAGAGAGGTAGAGTTTAAGATCGACTTGGTGCCTGGAACGGCTCCAATTTCtaagactccgtaccgaatggctcctgccgagctTAAAGAGTTGAAAATCCAATTACAAGACCTGTTGGAGAAAGGTTTCGTGAAGGAAAGTGACTCACCGTGGGGAGCACCc TTTGTTCGACCAACTGCAAGGATCAGTGGTCTTCTCTAA